CGCGGGGCGCGAAGTTCTCCGGCCGCAGGCCTAATCCGGCGCGCAGGAAGTAAAAGGGAATGAAGAAGGACGCGAAGAGCTCGATCGCGTGCAGCGTTGGCGCGGTCTTCAGCGACGGGATCTTCTTGCGCAGGCGCTGCTCAGTAATGCCGACGACGAAGGCGCCCACGAGATAGTAGACGCCGAGCATCTTCGTGGCGGTGGCGCAGATCAAGGCGACGACGACCAAGAACGCGAACTCCGTGTTCGGTGCGTGCGGCAGCACAGCCGTCGCGAAGAGGCGGAAGATCTTCGGCAGCAGCACGACCATGCCGGTGATCGCGGCGAGCGAGAGGCTCAGCGTGGCCCCCGAGGTCGACTGCAGGGCGAAGAGGAGGATCACCAGGGCAACCAGCTCCGTGCCGATCGCCCGCGATTTGATCCAAACGCGCTCGGAGTGATTGACGCCGAGTTCGGCGAGGGAATCCAAGATGAACCCAGTCGAGGGCGTGAGCAGCGCGAGCGCGACGAGCAGGGCGGGCCTGAGTTCCAGACCATGAAAGCGTCTCACGACCACGGTGACGAGCGCGATGCCCGCGGTCTGCAGGGCCACATGGCCGATTAGCGACCGGGCGCCGCGCCGCAGGTCCTCGACGTCCAGCTCCATCCCGGCAAAGAGGAAGAGAATCGTGATCCCGAGCACGGCGAAGACGTTGATGACGGGATCGCTGCGGAAGAGATCGAGCCCTAGACCGAAGGCGACGCCGATGCCGAGGCAGGTGATGGCGCCTGGGATCCAGAGGCGCTGCAGGGCCTTCGCGACGAAGAAGAGCCCGAGGATGAGAATCACGTACTCCCACTCCGGGGATATTCCGACGCCCATTTGACTTCCCTATCACTGCGAGAGTCCCCCGCCGCGTCGCTTGGCGGGCCAGGAGGCCAGGCTCGAAGTTCCCTAGTTACAAGAGCTTATCTCGCTAGCACGAAGCCACCAATCGAGCAAGTGGGCTTGCCGTGCTGGCCTTGCCGCGGCCGGCGGCTCACAGCCTGGCTGACGCTCGTGCGCCTGGCGACCCCGGTGCGCCGCCAGCAGCGTCGGGCACCGTGACAGAAAAGCGGTTGACGGGCCCCGGTGACCGGACCAGATTGTGCTCCGCCCGCGGCCACCCTGGCCCCTGCGAAGGCCCGCTTGCTGGGCCATGCGGTTCATTCCGTCAGCCGCGTCCCCTCGCACGCGCAGACCGTGGAGCTTCGATGAGCAGCAGTCTTCGCCGCCAGACAGAGGAGTCGAGCCTTCGGCGACCGCGCACTCCGGGCGGCGGCCTAGCGTGACGTCCTTGGAGCGGCGGATCTTGGCGTTGCTCGTGCTACTCGCGCTTCCGGGCGGGTTCGCAGCGGCAATTCCCTTCGGCGACGCCGGCGCAGCACGAAGCACCGCAAGCGCGAGCGCCGCCCCGCGGGGCGGCGCCGATGCAGGGCCGCGCGAGGTGCTTCGGCCCTCCTCCGCGGCAGAGGCGCCCCCCGTGGGGCGCGAGGCCAAGGCACTTTCCAGCGCCGCGGCGCCCTCCAGCGCGAAGGGCGGCGGGCCCCAACCCTGGAACTCGGTGGCGCTCTTCCTGGCCACCATCGCGGGGATCTTTCTCCTCGGCGCCTTCGGCGAGGTCGTCTTCGCGCGGACCAACGTCCCGGACGTCATCTGGCTGATCATCGCTGGTATCCTCATCGGCCCGGTGGCCGGCATCGTCACCCGCGTGCAGTTGCTGGCGATCGCGCCCTATTTCGCCGCGCTGACCTTGGTCGTTGTCCTCTTCGAGGGCGGCAGTCGTCTCAACCTCTCAGCGCTCTCGACCGCAGCGCCGCGCTCGGCGCTCTTGGCCTTGCTCACCTTCGTCTCGGCGGTCGCCGTCGTCGCGGTGATCAGCATGGGGCTCTCGGCCATTGGCTGGTTGCCGGCCGTCTGGACCTGGAAACATGGGCTCCTTCTCGGCAGCATCCTTGGCGGATCGAGTTCGATCATCATCATGCCGGCGATGTCCCAGGCGAAGGTTGAGTCGCGGGTCGCAAACCTGATCAACCTTGAATCCGCCTTGACCGATGCCTTCTGCGTCGTCTCGGCCACGGCGCTGATCAATCTGATGGTGGGAGGCGCCGAGGGCGGCTCGGCGGCGACGGCCTTGGCCAATTCCTTCGGCATTGGCCTGGCGATGGGCGGCGCCTCCGGGCTGCTCTGGCTGCTGCTGCTCGGTCCCCTGAGCAAGAGCGAGCACGCCTACCCGATCACGCTTTCGGCCCTGTTTCTGCTCTACGTGCTGATCGAGCGCGCGGGCGGCTCGGCGGCGCTCGGTGTGCTCGCCTTCGCGATTATCGTCGGCAATGCGATCGGGATCACCACGAAGATCGGCCTTGCCAGAGCCGTCGAGCTGCGCCCGGATACCCGCGGCTTTCATAGCCAGATGGCCTTCATCATCAAGTCGTTCTTCTTCACCTTCATCGGCGCGATGCTTTCTCCCCCGTGGTCCTTGATCGCGATGGGCGGCCTGCTCGGGGGGGTCCTGCTCGTCGCGCGAATACCGGGTGCCTGGCTGGCGACGCTCGGCAGCGGGCTGAGCCGAGCGCAGCGCAAGCTGGTGATCGTCTCGATGCCGCGAGGGATGGCGGCGGGGGTGCTGGCGACGCTGCCCGCGGCCGCGGGCGTACCTGGCACGGACCAGCTCCCGGTGGTGGTCTTCGCGGGCGTGCTGACGACGATCCTGGTCTTCGCGATCGGCTTTCCCCTGGCTCGCCAGAGCGCGGCAGCGCCGGTGCCGGCGGCCGAGAACGCGCCTGCGTCGCCAGCACCGCCGCTGGCCTCGGCAAAGGCTGGGCTGCCAGTGTCGTCGCCTGACGACGAGGCCGCTGCCGATCGCGTGGAGTGAGCCGGCGTCCGCCGCGCAGCGCTGGCCGCGGCGGCGCCTCAGGCCACCGAGGGTGTTTCCCGCAGCGCGGCGACCTCACCAAGCAAGCGATCGATTTCGTGCTGATCACGCAGGTAGTATGAGGCGGCGGACGCGCGTGACGCGCCGACGCGCAGGGTGAGCAGGCGCGCACGCGGCTGATCGAGCTTGAAGACGTCCTCATCCGTCACGTCATCGCCGACGTAGAGGGCAGCGTCGGCCCCCTCGGCGCGGCGCAAGGCCAGCAGGGCGTCGCCCTTATGTGGAGCGCGCTGCGGGACGAGGTTGGCGACCAGCCTGCCGGGCACGAGGCGCATCGGCACCGGCAGGCGCTCGATCCCGCGCTGAATCGCTCGGCGTGCCTGACGCTTGTTATCCGACCGCCGATAGTGAATCGCGAGCGAGTAGCGTTTGTCCTCGATCTCGACGCCGGGAAGGCCGGCCAGCGCCGCTTCGAGCAGCGCCCGCGCGCGCGCGACCTCGGCCGCGAAGTCCTCGAGCCCGAGGCCTGGCTCGAGACCGTGGTTGCCCACGACGTACTTGACCGAGGCGCCACCCAGCCGCGCGGCCACGTCGGCCTGACTGCGGCCCGAGATGACGGCGCAGGGAAAGCGCTGGCTCACCGCGGCGAAGAGCTCGCGCGTGCGCGGCCGCATCTGCGCGTCGTCAGGCTGACTCACGATCGGCGCCAGGGTGCCATCGAAGTCGAAGGCGACGAGCAAGCGGCCCGAGGCGAGCGCGGCCAACACGCCGGCGCACCCCTCAGAGAACAGATAGATCATGCTACCTCAGTGTAACTGACCATCCCGGAGGCTCCCAGGCGCCCCGACATGCGCTCTTTGCGCCGCAGCTCGGCCGCGTCAACGAGCATGCGGCCGGCCCAGCGGTAGACGTTGAACTCCGAGACCAGTCGCCGCATCGAGCGCATCCGCTCGCGTTGGTCCTCCGCCGGCATGCGCAGCGCGACGTCCAGCGCCTCGCTCGCCTGCCGCAGGTCGTAGGGGTTGACGATCAGCGCCTCGGTCAGGTCGCGCGCCGCGCCGGTGAACTGGCTCAGCACGAGCACGCCCTGCTCATCCTCGCGGGCGGCGACGAATTCCTTCGCGACGAGATTCATTCCGTCATGCAGGCTGCTGACGTAGCAGAGCTCCGCGGCCCGATAGAAGCGGAAGACCGCGGCCGGCTCGAAGTGCGAGCGCAGCAGCACGATCGGGCGGTAGCTACCCTCGGCCCACCTGGCGTTGATCTCCGCGGCGAGCGCCTCCACCCGCTCATTCAGCTCTCGGTAGCGCGGGATCTTCGTGCGACTCGGCGCCGCGAGCTGGACGAAGGTGAAGCGCCCTCGGTACTGCGGATGGCGTTTCAGCAGCTCATCGACGGCGGCGAGTCGTTCCTCCACGCCCTTGGTGTAGTCGAGGCGGTCGACGCCAATACCGATCAAGGCGTCGGCCGCGAGGCCAAGCTCTTGGCGCACGGTGGCCCGCGCCTCGGCCAGCGGGGGCACCTTGTCGAGCCAGTGCACGGGCCATTCGATGGAGATCGGATAGGGCCGCACGAGGGTCCGTCGCGAGCCCTGCACAATGGCGCTCCGTTCGCGGTCGATGCGGCTCTCCATGAAGGCGTCGACGGAGTCCGTGAAAT
The Pseudomonadota bacterium DNA segment above includes these coding regions:
- a CDS encoding cation:proton antiporter, giving the protein MTSLERRILALLVLLALPGGFAAAIPFGDAGAARSTASASAAPRGGADAGPREVLRPSSAAEAPPVGREAKALSSAAAPSSAKGGGPQPWNSVALFLATIAGIFLLGAFGEVVFARTNVPDVIWLIIAGILIGPVAGIVTRVQLLAIAPYFAALTLVVVLFEGGSRLNLSALSTAAPRSALLALLTFVSAVAVVAVISMGLSAIGWLPAVWTWKHGLLLGSILGGSSSIIIMPAMSQAKVESRVANLINLESALTDAFCVVSATALINLMVGGAEGGSAATALANSFGIGLAMGGASGLLWLLLLGPLSKSEHAYPITLSALFLLYVLIERAGGSAALGVLAFAIIVGNAIGITTKIGLARAVELRPDTRGFHSQMAFIIKSFFFTFIGAMLSPPWSLIAMGGLLGGVLLVARIPGAWLATLGSGLSRAQRKLVIVSMPRGMAAGVLATLPAAAGVPGTDQLPVVVFAGVLTTILVFAIGFPLARQSAAAPVPAAENAPASPAPPLASAKAGLPVSSPDDEAAADRVE
- the otsB gene encoding trehalose-phosphatase, translated to MIYLFSEGCAGVLAALASGRLLVAFDFDGTLAPIVSQPDDAQMRPRTRELFAAVSQRFPCAVISGRSQADVAARLGGASVKYVVGNHGLEPGLGLEDFAAEVARARALLEAALAGLPGVEIEDKRYSLAIHYRRSDNKRQARRAIQRGIERLPVPMRLVPGRLVANLVPQRAPHKGDALLALRRAEGADAALYVGDDVTDEDVFKLDQPRARLLTLRVGASRASAASYYLRDQHEIDRLLGEVAALRETPSVA
- a CDS encoding cation:proton antiporter, yielding MGVGISPEWEYVILILGLFFVAKALQRLWIPGAITCLGIGVAFGLGLDLFRSDPVINVFAVLGITILFLFAGMELDVEDLRRGARSLIGHVALQTAGIALVTVVVRRFHGLELRPALLVALALLTPSTGFILDSLAELGVNHSERVWIKSRAIGTELVALVILLFALQSTSGATLSLSLAAITGMVVLLPKIFRLFATAVLPHAPNTEFAFLVVVALICATATKMLGVYYLVGAFVVGITEQRLRKKIPSLKTAPTLHAIELFASFFIPFYFLRAGLGLRPENFAPRALLLAGGFLVVLLPFRIALVAMYRRLSRREPLRRGLRLGVSLLPTLVFTLVIAEILRDRFSAHPDLIGGLVLYALVNTAIPSFILRTPPEEYETPEAPQGHSPAGFMTGPTTQTDGSGR